Proteins from a genomic interval of Methanoplanus endosymbiosus:
- a CDS encoding PAS domain S-box protein, with translation MPELSLQKYERNELAALCLKNAQELIFITDESGAVFEGNNCFLKTLGYCAGDLPSLHVWDIDANIAEKAWAGIWQQILGRNGFTFTTYRIAKDGREIPVKVSKQITEYKGHKYLFSCSQTIKKTEMDATLLPLSEERYQIFIRNYQGIAYESTIDWVPLFFKGQVKEITGYTEEEFLAGTPRWDEIIFPDDLKEIMANDNDLRTIPGTKRDRKYRIVRKDGALRWVHDTIQCTTDTAGSSVILVGSIIDITGRREAEAALLDSRKIYRNLVENINEVIFTLDLNGKFTYLSPVVESLKGGFGYTADELTGRSFTEILHPDDLAEVVQKYRRTLAGFPKTTEFRVISKSGEVRWIRESGRQILDNGEVVGLQGLFSDITEQKEAEVAKVHSELRYRRLFEAAQDGILILNYETGEILDANPFILDILGYSLNELSGLHLWDIGIFKDVADSKDAFLELKKRKYLRYDDLPLTTKDGRQIDVELVSNAYMVGSERVIQSNIRDITDRIQAEKALHKKEEEYRAITDISDDAIFLLDSEMRYEFVNPAAAAYIHMSAPSLRGMSLQDTFPKEAADYYTSVVHTVMQTGMSYTEDMLVPLPGNARWFRIRAAPFFSNGNQDRILLYATDIHELTILREALDLTNKKLNMLTSILRHDILNYLMVIKASADMIEMDLKPDEGMEKSLTFIKRSTDAIERLLKFSREYQSLGVEQPKWHSVSQVVEMVLRDGIFAGITVDMQLNNLRVFADALLYRVIFNLFENAVRHGESVTTITVRFSSDGAVGVLTVCDNGVGIPDDEKENIFRRDFGKHTGFGLYFAQEILSITGITISETGDAGEGAHFEIRIPEGSWHQDKAYQASEI, from the coding sequence ATGCCGGAATTATCTCTTCAAAAATATGAACGCAATGAACTTGCCGCCCTCTGCCTGAAAAATGCGCAGGAACTGATTTTTATTACTGATGAGTCAGGTGCTGTTTTTGAGGGCAATAACTGTTTTCTTAAGACTCTTGGCTATTGTGCCGGAGATCTGCCGTCTCTGCATGTATGGGATATTGATGCCAATATTGCAGAGAAAGCCTGGGCGGGGATATGGCAGCAGATTCTTGGCAGAAACGGCTTTACCTTCACCACCTACCGCATTGCAAAAGACGGCAGAGAGATTCCGGTGAAGGTCTCCAAACAGATAACTGAGTACAAAGGGCACAAATATCTCTTCTCCTGCTCGCAGACAATCAAAAAGACTGAAATGGATGCCACTCTTCTGCCACTCTCTGAGGAGAGATACCAGATCTTCATCAGAAACTATCAGGGCATTGCATATGAGTCAACGATCGACTGGGTGCCCCTCTTCTTCAAAGGTCAGGTCAAAGAGATTACCGGATATACAGAGGAAGAATTTCTGGCAGGCACACCCCGCTGGGATGAGATCATATTTCCTGACGATCTCAAAGAGATTATGGCCAATGACAATGATCTCCGGACAATTCCGGGAACAAAAAGGGATCGTAAGTACAGGATTGTGCGAAAGGATGGTGCCCTGCGATGGGTTCACGATACAATTCAGTGCACCACTGATACAGCCGGATCATCCGTAATTCTCGTGGGATCAATAATTGACATTACCGGACGCAGAGAAGCAGAAGCAGCTCTTTTAGACAGCCGGAAAATTTACCGGAATCTTGTGGAAAACATCAATGAGGTCATCTTTACCCTTGATCTGAACGGAAAATTCACCTACTTAAGTCCGGTTGTCGAATCCCTTAAAGGTGGATTTGGCTATACTGCTGACGAACTTACCGGGCGTTCTTTTACTGAGATTCTTCACCCTGACGATCTCGCAGAGGTTGTCCAAAAATACAGACGGACCCTCGCAGGTTTTCCCAAAACCACTGAGTTCAGGGTAATCTCCAAATCCGGAGAAGTTCGCTGGATTCGTGAATCCGGACGGCAGATCCTTGACAATGGGGAGGTTGTCGGTCTGCAGGGACTTTTCTCAGATATAACCGAACAAAAAGAGGCAGAAGTGGCAAAGGTACATTCAGAACTTAGGTACCGCCGTCTTTTTGAAGCGGCGCAGGACGGGATTCTCATCTTGAACTACGAAACAGGAGAAATTCTTGATGCCAATCCATTTATTCTGGACATTCTTGGCTATTCGCTGAATGAACTTTCCGGCCTTCACCTCTGGGACATTGGGATCTTTAAGGATGTTGCCGACTCAAAAGATGCCTTTTTAGAGCTGAAAAAGAGGAAGTACCTCCGTTATGATGACCTGCCTCTCACTACAAAGGATGGCCGGCAGATAGATGTGGAATTAGTCAGTAATGCCTACATGGTCGGATCAGAGAGGGTGATCCAGTCAAATATCCGGGACATCACTGACAGAATTCAGGCCGAAAAGGCGCTGCATAAAAAAGAAGAGGAGTACAGGGCCATTACTGACATCTCAGATGACGCAATCTTTCTTCTGGACAGTGAGATGCGGTATGAATTTGTCAATCCTGCTGCTGCCGCCTATATACACATGAGTGCGCCATCACTGCGGGGCATGTCTCTTCAGGATACCTTCCCAAAAGAGGCAGCTGATTATTATACCTCAGTTGTTCATACGGTGATGCAGACCGGAATGTCATATACTGAGGATATGCTTGTGCCTCTGCCGGGAAATGCCCGCTGGTTCAGGATTCGTGCTGCACCGTTTTTCTCCAACGGAAATCAAGACCGGATATTACTCTATGCCACAGACATTCATGAGCTTACTATTCTAAGAGAGGCTCTTGATCTGACTAACAAAAAGCTCAATATGCTGACCAGTATCCTGCGGCATGATATCCTCAACTATCTGATGGTGATTAAGGCAAGTGCAGATATGATTGAGATGGATTTAAAACCTGATGAAGGAATGGAAAAATCCCTGACGTTTATTAAAAGAAGCACTGATGCGATCGAGCGCCTGCTGAAATTTTCACGGGAGTACCAGTCGCTTGGTGTGGAGCAGCCAAAGTGGCACTCTGTTAGCCAGGTGGTTGAGATGGTGCTGCGTGATGGCATCTTTGCCGGAATAACTGTTGATATGCAGCTCAATAATCTCAGGGTCTTTGCTGATGCTCTCCTCTACCGGGTTATCTTTAATCTCTTTGAGAATGCGGTCAGGCATGGTGAATCGGTGACAACCATTACGGTCAGGTTCTCCTCAGATGGTGCAGTCGGGGTTTTGACAGTCTGTGATAACGGAGTTGGCATTCCTGATGACGAGAAGGAGAATATCTTCAGGAGAGATTTTGGAAAACACACAGGTTTTGGCCTCTACTTTGCACAGGAGATACTGTCCATTACAGGCATTACCATATCTGAAACCGGAGATGCCGGAGAAGGCGCACACTTTGAGATCCGGATACCGGAGGGTTCCTGGCATCAGGATAAGGCATATCAGGCATCAGAGATCTGA
- a CDS encoding GAF domain-containing protein translates to MGSDNNEQQDYLREEESTESLRNRIDKIIAATSNHQKFSDTGDEMQRLIHELQVHQVELEIQNEELRLAREEKEAGLERYTELYDFAPVGYFTLDGIGTIRQVNLSGAAMLGVERAFIIGRKLQYFLQSKSLPVFSQFIRNAAGFPDEKIHNTVLSLKGNPPVTVQARLHINEAGDEYFMAVTDITEQKASEEHILYLNQVLLTVQNVNRLLIREKNPDRLLQATCEIMSKSGGFENAWIVRVDENNTFLAAYGSDAGRPFTDLELFLKQDGIPWCQEEALKQKDVISITDRPAECSQCPMSSFYAKKISLICSLRYEEELYGTLSVILPEIVALKREDTDLFKEVCDDVAFGLHTIGLEQKGARSLVQIQQNMMQLATLNDEIRNPLTVIKALTDTNHTEENRKIIEEQIDSIDYIIRKLDLGWLNSEKTWNYLMKNYGIPKPDNNSGAGQELNDRNPGH, encoded by the coding sequence ATGGGGTCTGACAATAACGAACAGCAGGATTATCTCCGTGAAGAGGAGAGCACCGAGTCACTCCGCAACCGGATTGATAAGATAATAGCTGCAACATCAAACCACCAAAAATTCTCCGATACCGGCGATGAGATGCAGAGGCTCATTCATGAACTTCAGGTGCACCAGGTTGAACTGGAGATACAGAACGAGGAGTTAAGACTGGCAAGAGAGGAGAAAGAAGCCGGATTAGAGAGATATACTGAACTCTATGACTTTGCTCCGGTGGGCTACTTCACCCTTGACGGCATCGGTACAATAAGGCAGGTAAACCTCTCAGGTGCTGCCATGCTTGGCGTGGAACGGGCATTTATAATAGGGAGGAAATTACAGTACTTTCTCCAGTCCAAATCACTCCCTGTTTTCAGTCAGTTCATTCGCAATGCTGCCGGATTTCCGGACGAGAAGATCCATAACACTGTATTGTCCCTGAAGGGTAATCCGCCGGTCACTGTTCAGGCCAGACTGCATATCAATGAAGCAGGGGATGAATATTTCATGGCAGTGACTGACATCACAGAACAGAAGGCATCGGAGGAGCACATTCTGTACCTGAATCAGGTACTTCTGACAGTCCAGAATGTCAACCGGCTGCTCATACGGGAGAAGAACCCCGACCGGCTTCTTCAGGCTACCTGTGAGATAATGAGCAAAAGCGGAGGATTTGAAAATGCCTGGATTGTGCGTGTTGATGAAAACAATACCTTTTTAGCGGCGTATGGATCTGATGCAGGCAGGCCCTTTACAGACCTTGAGTTATTCCTTAAGCAGGACGGCATCCCCTGGTGTCAGGAAGAGGCGCTGAAGCAAAAGGATGTCATATCAATAACAGACCGCCCGGCGGAGTGCTCACAATGTCCCATGTCATCGTTCTACGCCAAAAAGATCTCCCTGATCTGTTCCCTCAGATATGAAGAGGAACTCTATGGCACCCTTTCTGTCATACTGCCGGAAATTGTTGCCCTGAAAAGAGAGGATACTGACCTTTTTAAGGAGGTATGTGATGATGTGGCCTTTGGCCTGCACACCATCGGACTGGAGCAGAAGGGAGCGAGGTCACTGGTCCAGATTCAGCAGAATATGATGCAGCTTGCAACCTTAAATGACGAGATCCGAAACCCCCTTACTGTAATTAAGGCACTCACCGATACTAACCACACTGAAGAGAACAGAAAAATTATAGAAGAACAGATTGACAGCATTGATTATATCATCCGGAAGCTTGATCTGGGCTGGCTGAACTCTGAGAAGACCTGGAATTATCTCATGAAAAATTATGGCATCCCAAAACCGGATAATAACAGTGGTGCAGGACAGGAATTAAATGACCGCAATCCGGGGCACTGA
- a CDS encoding PAS domain-containing sensor histidine kinase has product MSHNSQNGEEQNISCCDPALLRRKAEEILKERMPVPSKDNICADEVALVHELQVHQIELDMQNEELERARSEAEMLHEKFVDLYDFAPVGYFTIDRIGTILEVNLTGCLLLGQERQKVIGRRLQTFMLPGSIPAFNLFCRNVTGSGTKEICEVELFSDGDKRFFAHVEGTEMPEKREDSGKIRMTISDITLRREAEESLRESEERFHILFEQSPIPYQSLDADGRFLEVNSTWLDLLGYRRDEVIGHWFGDFLVPEHVSRFKRNFPEFKKNKITSDIEFLMKNKDGSIILTSFDGKVGLNPDGSFKQTHCVFRDITEKKQVEEALIESEKRYRALFEDSPVSLWEEDFSAVKLWIDSKNAEGITDLKAYFSRHPEDVRSCARMVRVNGINSTTKALIGLKSEEDCYKDLSATFSDGSYFTFKDEIILFAAGITHYQGIGVIKTLSGEEKDILIHCSVVPGYEKTWEKVLVSIVDLTDRVAMERSLRQANSKLNLLSSITRHDILNGVTVLLGYIDLASEKTTNPELKCYLNNLDEAAETIRHQIEFTKEYQEIGVNAAAWQNVSDVAVTAGSTFNRDHVILTTRCGDIEIFADPLLQKVFYNLFDNAFRYAAPFTEITVTCERRDGGLSVVFADDGAGISDEDKKKLFKRGFGKHTGLGLFLSREILAITGITITENGEPGKGARFEMTVPKGGYRFATKS; this is encoded by the coding sequence ATGAGTCATAACAGTCAGAATGGTGAGGAACAGAATATCTCCTGCTGCGATCCCGCACTCCTGCGCAGAAAAGCCGAGGAGATCTTAAAGGAGAGAATGCCTGTTCCTTCAAAGGACAATATATGTGCCGATGAAGTGGCCCTGGTACATGAACTGCAGGTGCATCAGATTGAACTTGACATGCAGAACGAGGAGCTTGAGCGTGCCCGGTCAGAAGCTGAGATGCTGCATGAAAAATTTGTTGACCTCTATGATTTCGCCCCGGTAGGGTATTTCACAATTGACAGGATAGGGACCATACTGGAGGTTAACCTGACCGGATGCCTGCTTTTAGGTCAGGAAAGGCAGAAGGTCATTGGCCGCCGTCTTCAGACATTTATGCTTCCGGGGAGTATTCCTGCATTCAATTTATTCTGCCGGAATGTAACCGGGAGCGGCACAAAAGAGATCTGCGAGGTGGAACTCTTCAGTGACGGGGATAAACGTTTTTTTGCCCATGTTGAAGGGACTGAAATGCCGGAAAAGAGAGAAGATTCCGGGAAAATCCGGATGACAATATCAGACATCACATTGCGAAGAGAGGCAGAAGAGAGTCTGCGGGAGAGCGAGGAGCGGTTTCATATTCTCTTTGAGCAGTCTCCAATACCATATCAGTCGCTTGATGCTGACGGGCGATTCCTTGAGGTGAACAGTACATGGCTTGATCTGCTGGGGTACAGACGGGATGAGGTGATTGGTCACTGGTTTGGGGATTTTCTTGTACCGGAGCATGTAAGCCGCTTTAAGAGGAATTTTCCGGAATTTAAAAAGAATAAAATAACCTCTGATATTGAATTCCTGATGAAAAATAAGGATGGAAGCATCATTCTCACCTCCTTTGACGGAAAGGTTGGACTTAATCCGGATGGATCGTTTAAGCAGACACATTGTGTCTTCCGGGACATCACTGAGAAAAAACAGGTGGAAGAAGCCCTCATTGAGAGTGAAAAGCGGTACCGCGCTCTTTTTGAGGACTCTCCGGTTTCCCTGTGGGAGGAGGACTTCTCTGCGGTTAAATTATGGATTGACTCAAAAAATGCAGAGGGGATAACTGACCTGAAAGCATATTTCAGCCGGCATCCGGAAGATGTCAGGTCATGCGCCCGGATGGTACGGGTGAACGGGATAAACTCCACTACAAAGGCCCTGATTGGGTTAAAGTCAGAGGAAGACTGTTATAAAGATCTCAGTGCCACATTTTCGGACGGGTCATATTTCACATTTAAGGATGAAATAATTTTATTTGCTGCGGGGATTACCCATTATCAGGGCATAGGCGTTATAAAGACATTATCCGGGGAAGAGAAAGACATCCTGATTCACTGTTCGGTTGTACCCGGGTATGAGAAGACATGGGAGAAGGTTCTTGTCTCAATTGTTGATCTCACTGACAGGGTGGCAATGGAAAGATCTCTCCGGCAGGCAAACAGTAAACTTAACCTGCTCTCCAGTATCACCCGGCACGATATTCTCAACGGAGTGACTGTTCTGCTTGGATATATTGATCTTGCCAGTGAAAAGACCACAAATCCGGAATTGAAGTGCTATTTAAACAATCTGGATGAGGCAGCAGAAACAATCCGGCATCAGATCGAATTTACCAAAGAGTACCAGGAGATTGGTGTGAATGCAGCAGCCTGGCAGAATGTCAGTGATGTGGCGGTGACAGCCGGCTCAACATTTAACCGTGATCACGTGATCCTGACTACCAGATGTGGTGATATCGAAATATTTGCAGATCCTCTGCTGCAGAAGGTATTTTATAACCTCTTTGATAATGCATTCCGTTATGCAGCCCCGTTCACAGAGATCACTGTGACCTGTGAGAGAAGAGATGGGGGATTATCTGTTGTCTTTGCTGACGATGGTGCCGGGATCAGTGATGAGGATAAAAAAAAGCTGTTTAAACGCGGATTTGGAAAGCACACAGGTCTTGGACTCTTCCTCTCACGGGAAATTCTGGCCATCACCGGAATTACCATCACTGAAAACGGAGAGCCGGGGAAGGGTGCACGGTTTGAGATGACTGTGCCAAAGGGCGGGTACCGTTTTGCCACAAAGTCATGA